The DNA window GGTAGAGAAGGTGCTCTCTCACCCAAACATGAAGGCTCTTAAGAATGCCGAGCCAGTTGAAGTAAAGGGCGAGAAGTTCGTCAGCTCTCTTGTTTATAAAGATCTAGTTAGCACAGAGGAGAGGGGGCTTGCTGCTACAGGCATCTTTGTCGAGATAGGCTTGGTGCCCAATACAAGCTTTGCTGAAGGTCTTGTGGCATTAAACGACTACAAACAGATACCTGTAGACCTAAGAACACAAAGAACGGCAGTAGACGGCCTCTGGGCGGCCGGAGACTCCACTGATGCACCATACCACCAGAACAATATTGCCGCAGGAGATGCTGTAAAAGCGCTTGAGGACATATATTTATATCTGAGAGCTTAATGGGCAAGAAAAAGCCCTACATCCTTTCGAATGCAGGGCCCGGGCCACGTCGCCATTGTGGGCACTAGGCGAACAACTGTGGCCGTTTTAGAACTTGATGGCGAGGCTCGACGAACTCGTTGAACGCGCAACGATTCTGATGCAATCACCCTTGATTGCACAGTATGTACCAACGCCTGCCGCAGTCACCAATGCTCCACCTACTATCCACGGCCATGCTGATGACTTGCGTCTCTCAAGCTTGGCCGCAATGCGGTCGAGCTGTGGGATGTTGAGCGTTAGCTCCCCGCTTACCTGGTTGTCCAATGTAAGCGGCTCCGGAAAGTAGTGCTGGACCGACAAGGCCGGCCAGTCGTCTATTGTGACATGTTGCCGCTCGGGCATCTGTACGAATATCTGCGAATTGCCCGCTACGCCGCCAGATCCAGGACCTACTGAATCGAGCGCCCAATTGCCGCAGTTTAGTGACGCGAAGGGTTTGTTGTCCCAGTACAGCAACGTCTCACCCTGCCGGCAGTTTCTTGCCTTCCCTACTCGGCCAATGGTTCCGTCTGCCCG is part of the bacterium genome and encodes:
- a CDS encoding FAD-dependent oxidoreductase, encoding VEKVLSHPNMKALKNAEPVEVKGEKFVSSLVYKDLVSTEERGLAATGIFVEIGLVPNTSFAEGLVALNDYKQIPVDLRTQRTAVDGLWAAGDSTDAPYHQNNIAAGDAVKALEDIYLYLRA